One window of Quercus robur chromosome 12, dhQueRobu3.1, whole genome shotgun sequence genomic DNA carries:
- the LOC126710469 gene encoding O-fucosyltransferase 29, whose translation MGVAKTWRFSVISANLALLQNQNGHNNNTNTNTNTNTKTNSNSNSNSNNKHVVSTTTTTTTTSFQRKPISWSWVCGLMLFGLGLISLFTGHVASDLEWYSQRLVKRSFYSRLDVSRREPIDIWKSKYSKYFYSCSERGRHFASAVRERSSNGYLLIATSGGLNQQRTGITDAVVVARILNATLVVPELDHHSYWKDDSDFINIFDVDWFISTLAKDVTIVRRVPDKVMRSMEKPPYTMRVPRKSAPEYYLDQVLPILLRRRVVQLTKFDYRLANDLDEELQKLRCRVNYQALRFTKPIQELGQRLVFRMQQMAKRFIAIHLRFEPDMLAFSGCYYGGGEKERYELGEIRKRWATLPDLSPDGERKRGKCPLTPHEVGLMLRALGFANDTYLYVASGEIYGGEETLQPLRELFPNFYTKETLANEELKPFLPFSSRLAAIDYIVCDESDVFVTNNNGNMAKILAGRRRYMGHKRTIRPNAKKLSALFMARHQMHWETFARKVKSCQKGFMGDPDEMRPGRGEFLETPYSCICEKPFNDDETSYNGDHQSEQVAMESVAKIKFT comes from the exons ATGGGCGTTGCCAAAACCTGGAGGTTTAGCGTGATATCAGCGAACCTGGCTTTGTTACAGAACCAAAACGGTCACAACAATAAcacaaacaccaacaccaacaccaacactaaaACCAATAGCAATAGCAATAGCAATAGCAATAACAAGCATGTTGTGTCTACTActacgacgacgacgacgacgtcGTTTCAGAGAAAGCCGATCTCGTGGTCCTGGGTTTGCGGCTTGATGCTCTTCGGTTTGGGCTTGATTTCGCTTTTCACCGGCCACGTGGCCTCTGATCTTGAATGGTACTCTCAGCGCCTAGTCAAGCGCAGCTTCTACTCTAGACTG GATGTGAGTCGGCGTGAACCAATTGACATATGGAAATCAAAGTACTCAAAGTACTTCTACAGTTGCAGTGAGCGAGGCCGACATTTTGCTT CTGCTGTTCGTGAACGATCATCAAATGGCTATTTGCTTATTGCAACAAGTGGAGGACTGAACCAACAAAGAACAGGA ATAACAGATGCTGTCGTTGTTGCACGGATTCTGAATGCTACGTTAGTTGTACCTGAGTTGGATCATCATTCCTACTGGAAGGATGATAG TGACTTCATCAACATTTTTGATGTTGATTGGTTTATTTCTACTCTTGCAAAAGATGTGACCATTGTCAGAAGAGTTCCTGATAAAGTCATGCGATCAATGGAAAAACCTCCATATACTATGCGTGTCCCAAGGAAATCCGCCCCTGAATATTATCTTGATCAAGTCCTCCCTATACTTTTGAGGAGACGT GTAGTGCAATTGACGAAATTTGATTATAGACTTGCAAATGATCTTGATGAAGAGCTACAGAAGTTGCGTTGCCGGGTTAATTATCAAGCCTTAAGATTTACAAAACCTATACAAGAGCTTGGTCAAAGACTAGTTTTTAGAATGCAACAGATGGCAAAACGTTTCATTGCAATTCACTTGAG GTTTGAACCTGATATGCTAGCATTTTCCGGGTGTTACTATGGTGGGGGTGAAAAAGAGAGATATGAGCTTGGTGAAATAAGAAAACGATGGGCAACATTACCA gatttaAGCCCTGATGGAGAGCGGAAGCGAGGGAAATGCCCACTTACTCCTCATGAAGTGGGTTTGATGCTGCGGGCACTTGGTTTTGCAAATGACACATACCTCTATGTTGCATCTGGAGAAATATATGGTGGTGAAGAGACTCTGCAGCCTCTCAGGGAACTCTTTCCAAACTTTTATACAAAGGAGACTCTTGCCAATGAAGAGTTGAAGCCTTTTCTTCCATTCTCTTCCCGCCTTGCTGCCATTGACTACATTGTCTGTGATGAGAGTGATGTATTTGTCACTAATAACAATGGAAATATGGCCAAGATTCTTGCAGGTCGAAG GAGGTACATGGGTCATAAGAGGACTATTAGACCAAATGCGAAGAAACTTAGTGCTTTGTTCATGGCAAGGCATCAGATGCACTGGGAGACATTTGCAAGAAAGGTAAAATCATGCCAAAAAGGATTCATGGGAGACCCAGATGAGATGAGACCAGGTCGAGGAGAGTTTCTTGAAACTCCGTACTCATGTATTTGTGAGAAACCATTCAATGATGATGAAACCAGCTACAATGGAGATCATCAGTCAGAACAAGTTGCCATGGAATCTGtggcaaaaattaaattcacatGA